Within the Beduinella massiliensis genome, the region CAGAACTCGTGGATGCCCACCGCGTTGGACTCGGTCGAAAACCACGCCATGTCCAGGCGCTTCGGACGGCCCTCCCTGGGCCCAACGCCGTCCTCCCAGTTATAGCCGGAAACGAAGTTGCCGCCCGGCCAGCGCACGATGGGCACGCCGAGCTTGCGCACGAGGCCCAGCACGTCCAGACGGAAGCCCTGCTCGTCCGCGAGCGGATGGCCGGGCTCGTAAATCCCGGTGTAGATGGCGCGGCCCAGGTGTTCCAGAAACGAACCGTAGATGCGCCGGTCGACCTCGCCAATGCGATAATCCCGGTCGAGGATCATGCGTGCTTCTTTCAAAGGATATTCGCCTCCCGTACGGATGAACTTTTCCCTCATGATAGCCCAAAGCGCGCGCCGTGGCAAGCAAAATCTTCAGGCCTCCTCGAGCGCCTCGATCACCCAGCGGATGCGGGCGGGGTCGATGTCCCGGGGCAGGGAACAGTCCGCGCCCACGATCAGGCCCTCCGCGCCCGCCTCGTTCAAAAGCGTGCGCGTGAACGAGCGCACCTGCCCCTTCCCTCCCCGGTGCAGCAGCGCGCCCTCCCGGTTGTCGAAGCCGCCCATGACCACGCGGCCCGGGAAAAGCGAGCGTCCCTCCGCGAGGCTGAGCCCCTCCACGCCCACCGCCCAGTTGACGATGCGGCCCGGATAGTCCTTCCACAGGTCGAGCTGGTTGGGCACGCCGTCCCAGCCGCACAGGTGCAGGAGGTTTGCGTCCGACAGCTCATTTGCGCGCAGGACGACGCGCCGGTCGCTGGGGGCGATCAGCCGCGCGTATTCCTCCGGCGAAAAACGCCCCCGCTCCGCCCCCTGCAGGGGCAGCATCATCCCCCGCGTGCCGGTCTGCGTCAGGATGCCCTCGATGAGCAGACAGGTATCCTCCGCGATGACGTCCAGCACGTGCAGCGCGGCCTTCTCGTCTGAACGGAGCAGGGCCATGCTCTGCGCGTCGCCCATCGCGTGCTTGAGCGTGGCGTACGGCGAAAAGGCGTTGTACAGGGTAAACGCCTCGCCCGAAAGCGCCTCGTTGATGCGCGCGGCGCGCTCCACCTGCCCGGAAATGTACGCGCTTTTCCTGCCCAGCGGACGCAGAGAGAGCAAGTCCTGCGCGGACGGCGATTCGGGCAGCGGATAGAAGAAGAACTCGTCGCACATCATCTTCAGGATGTCCTCCCCGCTCTCCCGGTAAAACCGCACGTGCTCCCGCACGGTCGCCTCGGGCCCGATATCGCCAAAGTGATGCCAGAAGCATACGGGCGGACGGTCCACCGGCCTGCCCAGCAGGGTATTGACGGCGCGTGTCATGCGATTCATGCTCATTCCTCCCCTGCAAACCGCTCAAAGACGGCGTCCACCTTCTGGCGGGCGATCAGAAACGCGGCCTCGCCGTCCCGTTCCACCGCGTCGTAGGTATCGCCGCAGTCAAGAAAGCGAAGCGTCCACTCCGTGCCATCCGTAAAGGTATAGGTAAACGACGCGCGGCAGGCGCCGGGCTGCTGCCCCTCGCCCAGCCTGCGGTCGATGAGCAGGCCGATCGCCGCCTGATAATACGGCCTAAAATCCTCCAGCTCCACCGCCTCGCCGTCCACCCAATAGCGCGCTTCCCCCGTCTGCGTCCGCTCCACAGAGAGCCGGTGCGTCTCCCCGCCGCGCCTGAGCGTCAGCGTCTTTACGTCCGCAAGCGACACCAGGCCCGGGAGCTGCTCCGCCAGGTAGGTCACGCGCGCGATCTCGGGGATGCGCGCGGCGTCCTGCGAGAGCGCGTACACCGCGTCGCCTTCGTCAAGGCGCGCGTACAACGCGCCGTCCGCCTCCCCCACCTGCGCGTCCAGGGTTTCCTCGCCCGCGCTCAACAGATGAAGGGTGAAGAGCGGCGCGTCCAGCCCGTAGGTGGAAAGCGCCTCCTTCCCCTCCGCACGGCCCGTGTAGCGCTCAATTTCGAGGCCGCAGACCGCGAGGAAGAGCTCTGCCGCACGCTCGGAGCTCGCCGGATAGCGAATCGGCTCCGTCATCTCCGCGACGGTGTTGAAGGGATTGGCCTCCGTCACGCGCGCGACGCTCACCGTCTCCCCGCCCCGCGGGGTGACCGCCGCCCGAAGGAGCGTCTCCGCCTGGAACATCGTGAGGTCTGGAAGCGCGGCAAGCGCCTTTGCGCCCGCGCTCAACGTCTCGTAGACCGCTCGGTTGACCACGTAGACGCCGTCCGTCCCCTCCACCTGCGCGTAGCGGCCCTCGCCCGTGGCGGGCGCGTCGCCCAGATGAAGCGTCAGCGTCCGGCCGTCCGCGTAGGTAAAAGACGCCGACACCCGGGCTGGGTCGAGCCCAAAGGCCGCCGCGTCCTGCGCGTCGATGCGCTGGCGGGCGAGCAGCGACGCCCCGCAGCTCAGCACGCGCCTTGCGGCCGCCGCGTCGATGGAGAGCGCGTCGTCCGAAAGCGCGAAGCTTCCGTCCTCCCCCGCGCGCAGGGTATAGGCCTCTCCCTGCGCCTCGACCCGCGCGGCCACGGGCGTGCCCGCGCCTGCCGGGATGAGCTGCGTAAGGCCGCTTTCGGCCTTCTGCGCCGGGGCATTCGTGGGCTTCTGCTCCCTCGCGGGGAACAGAAGCGCCGCGCTCGCCGCAAGGAAGATCGCCGTCAGCGCGGCTAGGACGCGGGGCGCGCGCGGGCCGCGGCGAGGAAGCGCCCTGCGCAGCTCCGCCGCCGGACGAAGCAGCGGATTCTTTCTCTCTTCGCTCATCTTCTGCGCCTCCTGACCTGCACCGCGACGCCGGCGACCGCCGCGGCCGCCGGCAGCGCCAGCGTCAGCGCGAGGATGCGCCACGCGGCTGCCGCGCTGGGAATCACCATGCTGGTATCCGCGATTTCGCGCACGGGAATCGAAATCCCGCTCTCGCGCTCCGAAAGCCAGGAGAGCGCGCTCGCCATCAGATCCAGGTTATAGGTCGAATAGAGCAGGCTGCTGTCCATCGCGGTGTACAGGGAACCGATGAAGACGGCGCGCGTCTTGCCCTCCTCCTGCGCGCGCTCCACGGATACGGCCAGCTGACAGCTTCCTGCCGGATCGCCCGCCTCGCGCGTGAACGCCTCGCTGTCCGTGCGCTTGACGTAGGCGCCGTCGGATGTCGTCAGCAGCGCCTCGTACGTGTACCCGGACAGCGGAATCTGCGGTCCCGCGACGGCGCGCGCGCCGGGCAGGACGACGCGCTGATCCGCCGCCATGCCGGAAAGCGCCGCTGCGTCCCGGTTCAGGTCGGGCGCGAGGTAGAGCGGCGAGTTCATCCAGTTGCCCGCCGCCGTCTCGGCCTCTACGACGATGCCGGGCTCAAACGAAAGCGAATAGCGCCCAGCGAGCTCCGCGAAGCGCGGCAGGTTCTCCATGTTCACCGTCGCGTCCACGGCAAAAAAGAGCCGCCCGTCCTCATCCAGCCAGCGCTGCAGCGCCGCCGCCTCCTGCTCCGTCAGGTCGCGCGCGGGCGAAAGGACCAGCAGCACGTCCCCGCTCTTCAGCGCCGGGTCCTTGAGCAGCTCGTAATCCGTCACCTCGTAGTTCTCCGCCGAAAGCCTATCGGCGAGCGTCTCGCAGTCCCCGGTGGACAACTCGCCGTGACCCGTGAGGAAGCCGATGCGCGGCATGTCCTCGCTCGTCACATAGGCGACGGCGGAGGTGAGCTTCTGCTCCGCATTTACGCCTGTGAGGGCGTACCCGCCGGATCGGGTGCGCGTGTACGCGTACATCTCCCGCGCGTTAACGACCTTAAAGCGGCTTCCGTCCGCATTGGCCACGATGGCCGAGCCCTCGGCGATCGCGTCGTCCCCCGTCTTAAAGGCGGCGATGCGGTTCGGCTCCGTCACCGGATCGATCGTGTCCACCGTAACGTCCCATCCCCGGGCCGCGTACTGCCCCGCGAGCGTCTCCAGCGTTCTGCGAAGGTCGGTCGCCGTGGCTTTCTGAAAGACGAGGTGGATGGAAACGGGCTCGTCCGTCTGCTCCAGAATTTTGAGCGTCTGCTCGCTCAGGCGCGAAATGGCCGTCGGCGTCAGGTCGATTTGCAGGGAATACCGCGCCTGCAAGGCGCCCGCCGACGCGCACACGAGCGCCGCCGACAGGACGACCGCGGCGAGCTTCATAAATGCGCGCAGCGGGAGCGTGCGCCCGGCCCTCTCTTTTTTCGTCTTCGACACGTTCAGGCCGCCCCCTTTCTGCTCCAGCGCCGCCTGTCCATCAGGTAGACCGTGATGCTCAGCACGACCGCCGCGAACGTGGCATAGTAGGCGACGGACGCGGGCGCGATCATGCCGCTGGTGAAATCGGCATAGCGGGCGTTCAGCGAGAGCACGCCAAGCAGGCCGGGCAAGAACGGCAGGTAGGGCACGTGCAGCGTAGGC harbors:
- a CDS encoding uroporphyrinogen decarboxylase family protein, with the protein product MNRMTRAVNTLLGRPVDRPPVCFWHHFGDIGPEATVREHVRFYRESGEDILKMMCDEFFFYPLPESPSAQDLLSLRPLGRKSAYISGQVERAARINEALSGEAFTLYNAFSPYATLKHAMGDAQSMALLRSDEKAALHVLDVIAEDTCLLIEGILTQTGTRGMMLPLQGAERGRFSPEEYARLIAPSDRRVVLRANELSDANLLHLCGWDGVPNQLDLWKDYPGRIVNWAVGVEGLSLAEGRSLFPGRVVMGGFDNREGALLHRGGKGQVRSFTRTLLNEAGAEGLIVGADCSLPRDIDPARIRWVIEALEEA
- a CDS encoding DUF4340 domain-containing protein — its product is MSEERKNPLLRPAAELRRALPRRGPRAPRVLAALTAIFLAASAALLFPAREQKPTNAPAQKAESGLTQLIPAGAGTPVAARVEAQGEAYTLRAGEDGSFALSDDALSIDAAAARRVLSCGASLLARQRIDAQDAAAFGLDPARVSASFTYADGRTLTLHLGDAPATGEGRYAQVEGTDGVYVVNRAVYETLSAGAKALAALPDLTMFQAETLLRAAVTPRGGETVSVARVTEANPFNTVAEMTEPIRYPASSERAAELFLAVCGLEIERYTGRAEGKEALSTYGLDAPLFTLHLLSAGEETLDAQVGEADGALYARLDEGDAVYALSQDAARIPEIARVTYLAEQLPGLVSLADVKTLTLRRGGETHRLSVERTQTGEARYWVDGEAVELEDFRPYYQAAIGLLIDRRLGEGQQPGACRASFTYTFTDGTEWTLRFLDCGDTYDAVERDGEAAFLIARQKVDAVFERFAGEE
- a CDS encoding Gldg family protein; amino-acid sequence: MSKTKKERAGRTLPLRAFMKLAAVVLSAALVCASAGALQARYSLQIDLTPTAISRLSEQTLKILEQTDEPVSIHLVFQKATATDLRRTLETLAGQYAARGWDVTVDTIDPVTEPNRIAAFKTGDDAIAEGSAIVANADGSRFKVVNAREMYAYTRTRSGGYALTGVNAEQKLTSAVAYVTSEDMPRIGFLTGHGELSTGDCETLADRLSAENYEVTDYELLKDPALKSGDVLLVLSPARDLTEQEAAALQRWLDEDGRLFFAVDATVNMENLPRFAELAGRYSLSFEPGIVVEAETAAGNWMNSPLYLAPDLNRDAAALSGMAADQRVVLPGARAVAGPQIPLSGYTYEALLTTSDGAYVKRTDSEAFTREAGDPAGSCQLAVSVERAQEEGKTRAVFIGSLYTAMDSSLLYSTYNLDLMASALSWLSERESGISIPVREIADTSMVIPSAAAAWRILALTLALPAAAAVAGVAVQVRRRRR